In a genomic window of Treponema pectinovorum:
- the rsgA gene encoding ribosome small subunit-dependent GTPase A has protein sequence MNLLTGTVLNGSNNVFEVETISQEDNVASVRACTLKSKRLKSDKKYYNPLAPGDIVEIEVDKLEDKKGQIVNLLPRKNTFVRWNVKGRAPQLLACNLDYILLITTPEEPDFRPRFIDRALAQAEKQQIEPVIIVNKCDLPMAQDKDFLTRINIWQEIGYKVMKVSARTGEGFVELSELILNKLCALVGQSGVGKSSMINVLDNSVVLKTGSLSKKYGKGSHTTTKGSLLHIKLNEALTGGIHGSVASIIDTPGVRRFVLDDIPYEDLALYFREMAPFVGKCDFGMSCTHTCEPGCKILEAVESKIISEERFDSWKKISQEIKTGSWSD, from the coding sequence ATGAATCTATTGACTGGCACCGTTTTAAACGGTTCTAACAATGTTTTTGAAGTTGAAACTATTTCACAGGAAGATAACGTCGCTTCTGTTCGCGCATGCACCTTAAAAAGCAAAAGGCTTAAATCCGATAAAAAATATTACAATCCGCTCGCTCCAGGGGACATTGTTGAAATTGAAGTTGACAAACTTGAAGATAAAAAGGGACAGATTGTGAATTTGCTGCCTCGAAAAAATACCTTTGTGCGCTGGAATGTAAAAGGCCGCGCTCCTCAACTTTTGGCCTGCAATTTGGATTACATCCTTTTGATAACAACGCCCGAAGAGCCTGATTTTCGACCTCGTTTTATAGACAGAGCACTTGCACAAGCAGAAAAGCAACAAATTGAGCCTGTGATTATCGTAAACAAATGCGATCTTCCTATGGCTCAAGACAAGGATTTTTTAACGCGAATCAATATTTGGCAGGAAATTGGATACAAGGTTATGAAAGTTTCTGCTAGAACTGGCGAAGGTTTTGTTGAACTTTCTGAATTGATATTGAACAAACTTTGTGCCTTGGTCGGGCAATCTGGTGTTGGAAAATCTTCTATGATAAATGTTCTAGACAATTCTGTCGTATTAAAAACTGGGAGCCTTTCTAAAAAATACGGCAAAGGAAGCCACACAACAACAAAAGGCTCTCTTTTACACATTAAATTAAACGAAGCGTTGACTGGTGGAATTCACGGTTCGGTTGCGTCAATTATAGATACTCCTGGTGTAAGGCGCTTTGTTTTGGACGATATTCCTTACGAAGATTTAGCACTGTATTTTAGAGAGATGGCGCCCTTTGTTGGCAAGTGCGATTTTGGAATGAGCTGCACGCACACTTGTGAGCCTGGATGTAAAATCTTAGAAGCGGTTGAGTCGAAAATCATAAGCGAAGAAAGATTTGACAGCTGGAAAAAAATATCGCAAGAGATAAAAACTGGCAGTTGGTCTGATTAA
- a CDS encoding ABC transporter ATP-binding protein — translation MAKVELKGVTKIYDGNVLAVEKSNVTIEDREFCVFVGPSGCGKSTTLRMIAGLEDITGGELYIDGELMNDIPPKDRNIAMVFQNYALYPHMTVYDNMAFGLKIRKVDKAEIERRVREASRILDLDNYLTRKPKALSGGQRQRVAVGRAIVRSPKVFLFDEPLSNLDAKLRVSMRAEIADLHHRLQATMIYVTHDQIEAMTMGTKIVVMSDRRIQQIGEPLYLYNHPINKFVAGFIGTPPMNFFKVKIAEKNGKVVADEGTFSLVPTETQQKHLKAYVGKDVWFGVRPEDLEYHAAPASENNMSVKVTNKEPLGAETHVFVQIQNVNIVARCESNVNPSLGDTVNFTPNMEKAKFFAMDTEINICEPEIEKKW, via the coding sequence ATGGCAAAGGTTGAACTTAAAGGCGTTACAAAAATTTACGACGGCAATGTTCTTGCTGTAGAAAAATCAAATGTAACTATCGAAGACCGCGAATTTTGTGTATTCGTAGGTCCATCTGGTTGTGGAAAATCTACAACACTCCGCATGATTGCAGGTTTGGAAGACATCACTGGTGGTGAACTTTACATCGACGGCGAGTTGATGAACGATATTCCGCCAAAAGACCGCAACATTGCGATGGTATTCCAGAATTATGCGCTTTATCCGCACATGACTGTTTACGATAACATGGCTTTTGGTCTAAAAATCCGCAAGGTAGACAAGGCAGAAATTGAACGCCGTGTTCGAGAAGCATCTCGCATTCTCGATTTGGACAATTATTTAACTCGTAAGCCAAAGGCTCTTTCTGGTGGACAAAGACAGCGCGTTGCAGTAGGACGAGCAATAGTGCGCTCACCAAAAGTATTCTTGTTTGACGAACCTCTTTCTAACCTCGACGCAAAGTTGAGAGTTTCAATGCGTGCAGAAATCGCAGATTTACATCATCGCTTGCAGGCTACAATGATTTACGTTACACACGATCAGATTGAAGCGATGACGATGGGCACAAAAATCGTTGTAATGTCAGACAGACGCATCCAGCAGATTGGCGAGCCATTGTATCTTTACAATCATCCAATCAACAAATTTGTTGCAGGCTTTATCGGAACCCCTCCAATGAACTTCTTTAAAGTAAAGATTGCAGAAAAGAACGGCAAAGTTGTAGCAGATGAAGGAACATTCTCTCTCGTTCCAACAGAAACTCAGCAGAAGCATTTAAAAGCATACGTTGGAAAAGATGTCTGGTTTGGTGTTCGCCCAGAAGACCTCGAATATCACGCAGCTCCTGCTTCAGAAAACAATATGTCTGTAAAAGTTACAAACAAAGAACCACTCGGAGCAGAAACTCACGTATTTGTTCAGATTCAAAATGTGAACATCGTTGCCCGCTGTGAATCTAATGTAAATCCAAGCCTTGGCGACACTGTAAACTTTACTCCAAATATGGAAAAGGCAAAGTTCTTTGCAATGGATACAGAGATAAACATCTGCGAACCAGAAATCGAAAAGAAGTGGTAA
- the fusA gene encoding elongation factor G translates to MAQDFSKMRNIGIMAHIDAGKTTTTERILFYTGKIHKIGEIDDGAATMDFMKQEQERGITIASAAITTQWKGYTINIIDTPGHVDFTAEVERSLRVLDGAIAVICAVDGVQPQTETVWHQADKFNVPRLCFVNKMDRVGADFFYSINDVKEKFGANTVALQLPIGQGENFEGLIDLIKMKEIRWNQEDEGETFTETDIADERLADANKWREKLIDDVASSDDELGNVYLEGKEISNEMLKAAIRRSTINRSIVPCVLGSARRDKGVQPLIDCVIDYLPCPTDVPPAKGIHIKKDKEEEVEVFCDEKKMPLGLVFKIQQDREMGPLCFVRVYSGKFTAGSQYLNVAKKKRERVNRILRVNANRMEQMDSVSAGDIAVFVGLKLASTGDTLGSEGMPVMLENLKFPEPVISIAIEPETLSDKDKLTETLAIMSREDPTFTSHEDAETGQLIISGMGELHLDVLVTRMKDDFGVKAHVGAPQVTYRESVSTQAEESCVWEKVLAGKENTASLTLTINQNPQGTGNTYECAVARNQNIPEEIFDAVKAGIENSFAAGIRYGYPCADVGVKVTKIDYNEISGTPFAFTACAAQAFDEAARKANPQVLEPVMSVDITCPVEFVGEAISQITQRGGIISGQDSKSSGEIVHCTAPMAKMFGFSTNLRSVTQGRASFSMEFSHFQIKQGGLDNSSF, encoded by the coding sequence ATGGCACAAGATTTTTCAAAGATGCGCAATATCGGAATCATGGCGCACATAGATGCTGGAAAAACTACAACAACAGAACGAATACTTTTTTACACTGGAAAAATTCACAAGATTGGCGAAATTGACGATGGCGCTGCAACTATGGATTTTATGAAGCAGGAACAAGAACGAGGCATAACGATAGCTTCTGCTGCCATAACGACACAGTGGAAAGGCTACACGATAAATATAATCGACACTCCGGGGCACGTGGATTTTACCGCAGAAGTTGAACGCTCGCTTAGAGTTTTGGACGGTGCGATTGCGGTTATATGTGCGGTTGACGGAGTTCAGCCACAGACAGAAACAGTCTGGCACCAGGCGGACAAATTTAACGTTCCTCGCCTTTGTTTTGTAAACAAGATGGACAGAGTTGGTGCAGATTTTTTCTATTCGATAAACGATGTAAAAGAAAAATTTGGAGCAAATACCGTTGCCTTGCAGCTTCCTATCGGGCAGGGAGAAAATTTTGAAGGCCTTATCGACTTAATAAAAATGAAAGAAATCCGCTGGAATCAGGAAGATGAAGGCGAAACTTTTACAGAAACAGATATTGCTGATGAAAGACTTGCAGATGCAAACAAATGGCGCGAAAAACTCATAGATGATGTTGCTTCAAGCGATGACGAACTTGGGAATGTATATCTTGAAGGAAAGGAAATTTCTAATGAAATGCTAAAAGCGGCAATAAGGCGCTCAACTATCAATCGCTCTATCGTTCCTTGCGTTTTGGGCTCTGCCCGACGCGATAAGGGAGTTCAGCCTTTAATAGACTGTGTCATCGACTATTTGCCTTGTCCAACCGATGTTCCGCCTGCAAAAGGGATTCACATCAAAAAAGACAAAGAGGAAGAAGTTGAAGTTTTCTGCGACGAAAAAAAGATGCCTTTAGGACTTGTCTTTAAGATTCAGCAGGACAGGGAAATGGGACCTTTGTGTTTTGTTCGCGTATATTCAGGAAAATTCACAGCAGGAAGCCAATATTTAAATGTCGCAAAGAAAAAACGCGAGCGCGTAAACAGAATTTTGCGTGTAAATGCAAACCGAATGGAGCAGATGGATAGCGTTAGTGCTGGCGATATTGCAGTTTTTGTAGGATTAAAACTCGCTTCAACTGGCGACACTTTAGGTTCAGAAGGAATGCCAGTGATGCTCGAAAATCTAAAATTTCCGGAGCCTGTAATTTCTATCGCGATAGAACCAGAAACTCTTTCGGATAAAGATAAGTTGACAGAAACTCTTGCCATCATGAGTCGCGAAGATCCAACTTTTACAAGCCATGAAGATGCAGAAACAGGTCAGCTTATAATAAGCGGTATGGGCGAACTTCATCTCGACGTTCTAGTTACGAGGATGAAAGACGATTTTGGAGTAAAAGCACATGTTGGCGCTCCTCAAGTTACTTATCGAGAATCCGTAAGTACACAGGCAGAAGAATCCTGCGTTTGGGAAAAGGTGCTTGCAGGAAAAGAAAATACCGCATCCCTTACTTTAACTATAAATCAAAATCCTCAAGGAACAGGAAACACTTACGAATGTGCTGTTGCAAGAAATCAAAACATTCCAGAAGAAATTTTTGATGCAGTAAAAGCCGGAATAGAAAATTCATTTGCAGCAGGAATTCGCTATGGCTATCCTTGTGCAGATGTTGGCGTAAAGGTTACAAAAATCGACTATAACGAAATTTCTGGAACTCCTTTTGCATTTACTGCCTGTGCAGCGCAAGCCTTTGACGAAGCCGCACGCAAGGCAAATCCTCAAGTTTTAGAGCCTGTTATGAGCGTCGACATAACTTGTCCTGTTGAGTTTGTTGGCGAAGCGATAAGCCAGATTACACAGCGAGGAGGAATTATAAGCGGTCAAGATTCAAAATCGTCTGGAGAAATAGTGCACTGTACTGCTCCCATGGCAAAGATGTTTGGATTTTCAACAAATCTGCGTTCAGTAACTCAAGGAAGGGCAAGTTTTAGCATGGAATTTTCGCATTTCCAGATAAAACAGGGAGGACTTGATAATTCTTCTTTTTGA
- a CDS encoding DUF554 domain-containing protein, with amino-acid sequence MIAVFINCFSIALGSLIGILFSKRIAQKITDSIQLACGGVTIVMGIQMAFKYRNVVYLALSMVLGGILGTALDIDGKVLKVGKALARIFKQESEDTNEDAKIQTSGEINRGLTEFAEGKPKKNFAYAFLNSSVLFCVGAMAIVGSLKAGIEKDYSILLLKSVLDGFISIGIAVAMGVGTVFSAVSILLYQGALTALSVLIEPFVSEKLIAELTGSGGILVFFIGLNLMGIKKIKTANYIPAVLFSVIFVALEPIVISSIEKIHHFF; translated from the coding sequence ATGATTGCTGTTTTTATAAACTGTTTTTCTATTGCTTTAGGTTCTTTGATTGGAATTCTTTTTTCAAAACGCATTGCTCAAAAAATAACGGATTCAATTCAACTTGCTTGTGGTGGAGTTACTATTGTTATGGGAATCCAGATGGCTTTTAAATATCGAAATGTTGTCTATCTTGCTCTTTCTATGGTTTTGGGCGGAATTTTAGGCACTGCGCTCGACATAGATGGGAAGGTTTTAAAAGTTGGAAAAGCTTTGGCTCGCATATTTAAACAGGAAAGTGAAGATACAAATGAAGATGCAAAAATTCAAACTTCTGGAGAGATAAATCGTGGACTTACAGAATTTGCAGAAGGTAAACCTAAAAAAAACTTTGCGTATGCTTTTTTAAATTCTTCTGTTTTGTTTTGCGTTGGTGCAATGGCCATAGTGGGTTCTCTTAAAGCAGGCATAGAAAAAGATTATTCAATACTTTTGTTAAAATCCGTATTGGACGGTTTTATTTCGATTGGAATCGCTGTTGCAATGGGAGTTGGAACTGTTTTTAGTGCTGTTTCAATTTTGTTATATCAGGGAGCTTTGACGGCGCTTTCTGTTTTGATTGAACCTTTTGTAAGCGAAAAATTGATTGCAGAGCTTACAGGTAGCGGTGGAATACTGGTATTTTTTATCGGACTAAACTTGATGGGAATAAAAAAGATAAAAACTGCAAACTACATTCCTGCCGTTTTGTTTTCTGTGATTTTTGTCGCACTTGAGCCTATCGTTATTTCTTCTATTGAAAAAATCCATCATTTTTTTTAA
- a CDS encoding ribonuclease catalytic domain-containing protein has product MKKNSVVIYKNACSLVGDFEGEKFSVTWCVSRACQTGKKVVFASQKVRSRDVVVLSEDSATSLDSCLDFEELALKKEGEVFKQLEELHELLLSEEDTSSSPIGFDDFFELLRGTKKPDESWGVYRAAKESLLFEEKLDSTDVNNVKISFVPRSLEKIEEIKNKLFEKEHSQELRELFIKRLRNFSLDLPSDSRFMGEVEAFALGMSDKCKVLKEAGFKETPEKAHEILLKTKIWDITRNPYPLRWGLSAKSADITLKTPPEEERFTVPGFSYAIDSPWSTDPDDAIGFDGEFLWIHIADPASTVFPDSPIEKSARNRGATLYLPEGAARMLCEDSIEDYALGLKEKSLALSFKIKLDENCEIQDCTVLRTIVNVKRLTYQKADELKDSPELKPLFEIAKKNAQRRAKKGAMSVNMPEIHVSVDSQTKKVSLEEVVHYESGEVVREAMILAGEGASLFAFKNSIPIPFISQDSSDIPSDIPSGLAGQYRLRRCMRKRNVGVTPSSHAALGLSMYTQVTSPLRRYGDLLVHEQLRAFIKGEKLLDKDEVLLRVSAGDAAARAAKQAERNSNLHWTLVYLLQNPTWKGTAVCLSIEPKQTVFFIKELGIETSIAGIKCELNGEISVKVQKIDLPKLEVVFTSCEES; this is encoded by the coding sequence ATGAAAAAAAATTCCGTTGTAATATATAAAAATGCTTGTTCGCTTGTTGGGGATTTTGAAGGTGAAAAATTTAGCGTAACTTGGTGCGTAAGCCGAGCCTGCCAAACTGGAAAAAAAGTCGTTTTTGCAAGTCAAAAAGTTAGGAGCCGCGATGTCGTAGTTTTGAGCGAAGATTCTGCGACAAGCCTTGACTCTTGCCTTGATTTTGAAGAACTCGCTTTAAAAAAAGAAGGTGAAGTTTTTAAGCAGCTTGAAGAACTTCACGAATTGCTTTTGAGCGAAGAAGATACTTCGTCTTCGCCTATAGGATTTGATGATTTTTTTGAACTTTTGAGAGGAACAAAAAAGCCAGATGAATCTTGGGGTGTGTATCGTGCCGCAAAAGAAAGTTTGCTTTTTGAAGAAAAACTTGATTCTACGGACGTAAATAATGTAAAAATCAGTTTTGTTCCACGTTCGCTGGAAAAAATTGAAGAGATTAAAAATAAACTTTTTGAAAAAGAGCACTCGCAAGAGTTGAGGGAACTTTTTATAAAGCGCCTTAGAAATTTTTCTTTGGATTTACCTTCAGATTCTCGTTTTATGGGCGAAGTTGAAGCCTTTGCTCTTGGAATGAGCGACAAATGCAAAGTCCTAAAAGAAGCGGGATTTAAAGAAACTCCAGAAAAAGCTCATGAAATCCTATTAAAAACAAAAATCTGGGATATAACTCGTAATCCTTATCCGTTAAGGTGGGGCTTGAGTGCTAAGAGTGCGGATATAACATTAAAAACTCCGCCAGAAGAAGAAAGGTTTACAGTTCCAGGCTTTAGTTATGCGATAGACAGCCCATGGTCTACAGATCCAGACGACGCTATAGGTTTTGACGGTGAGTTTTTGTGGATTCACATTGCAGATCCTGCAAGCACGGTTTTTCCAGACAGCCCTATCGAAAAATCTGCCCGCAACAGAGGTGCAACTTTGTATCTTCCTGAAGGAGCAGCCCGCATGCTTTGCGAAGATAGCATAGAAGATTACGCTTTGGGTTTAAAAGAAAAAAGCCTTGCTTTAAGTTTTAAGATAAAGTTAGACGAAAATTGTGAAATTCAAGATTGCACGGTGCTTAGAACAATAGTAAATGTAAAACGCCTCACCTATCAAAAAGCAGATGAACTAAAGGATAGTCCAGAATTAAAGCCACTTTTTGAGATTGCAAAAAAAAATGCACAGCGCAGGGCAAAAAAAGGTGCAATGAGCGTGAATATGCCAGAGATCCATGTGAGCGTTGATAGCCAAACCAAAAAAGTTAGCCTTGAAGAAGTTGTGCACTACGAAAGCGGAGAAGTTGTTCGCGAAGCGATGATTCTCGCAGGAGAAGGAGCGAGCCTTTTCGCTTTTAAAAATTCCATTCCGATTCCTTTTATAAGCCAGGATTCTAGCGACATTCCATCGGATATTCCTTCTGGGCTTGCCGGGCAGTATCGCCTTAGAAGGTGCATGCGAAAACGAAATGTTGGAGTAACGCCTTCTTCTCATGCCGCTTTAGGATTGAGTATGTACACTCAGGTTACTTCACCCTTAAGACGCTATGGGGATTTGCTTGTTCACGAACAGTTAAGGGCGTTTATAAAGGGAGAAAAATTGCTCGATAAGGATGAAGTTTTGCTCAGGGTAAGTGCAGGAGACGCTGCGGCAAGAGCTGCAAAACAGGCGGAACGCAATAGCAATCTCCATTGGACTCTTGTTTATCTCCTGCAAAATCCCACTTGGAAAGGAACCGCGGTTTGCCTTTCTATAGAACCAAAGCAGACTGTATTTTTTATAAAAGAATTGGGGATAGAAACTTCGATAGCAGGAATTAAGTGCGAATTAAACGGCGAAATAAGCGTAAAAGTTCAGAAGATAGACCTTCCAAAATTGGAAGTGGTTTTTACTTCTTGTGAAGAGTCTTAA
- a CDS encoding aspartate kinase has product MIVMKFGGSSVADAQRIKHVASIISEYKDERPLVILSAMGDTTDYLLEAADFAVNGKVDIDKIEKLHFETASILGIDVSEIKELLTELKTLLTGISMLHELSKRSRDYLVSFGERMSVRMMASYLNTLKVPAKFYDAWDVGFVSDSNFMNAELLSDVWQTIPQKFSDYKKGIQKEIPIVTGFIAKDKNGVITTLGRGGSDLSATMLGSALGVDEIQTWKDVDGILTTDPRIVKEARTVPEVTYEEAQELAMFGAQVLHPRSMVPCAKSKIPVRVKNSYNIKSSGSVILEKHTGKTPRVIAITSVKNVNLIDIQSNNMFGASGFLAHVFNQFLKWNVSVDVIATSEVSVSLTVNGSCDLTGLVEDLKNAAAVTVKKDKAIVTIICDASNSSSILEDTFTALNKAKINVQMISQGASKVNISFLVDTSQSNQVVQILHSALFDL; this is encoded by the coding sequence ATGATTGTAATGAAATTTGGCGGCTCTAGCGTTGCCGATGCGCAAAGAATAAAGCACGTTGCTTCTATAATTAGTGAATACAAAGACGAGAGGCCTTTAGTCATTTTAAGTGCTATGGGCGATACAACAGATTATCTTCTGGAAGCGGCGGATTTTGCTGTAAATGGGAAAGTCGACATCGATAAGATTGAAAAACTGCATTTTGAAACTGCCTCTATACTCGGCATAGATGTTTCTGAAATAAAAGAACTTTTAACTGAACTTAAAACCCTGCTTACTGGTATAAGCATGTTGCATGAACTTTCAAAACGCTCAAGGGATTATCTTGTGAGTTTTGGCGAGAGAATGTCTGTTCGTATGATGGCTTCGTATCTAAACACTTTAAAAGTTCCTGCAAAATTTTATGATGCGTGGGATGTTGGTTTTGTAAGCGATTCCAATTTTATGAATGCGGAGCTTTTAAGCGATGTTTGGCAGACGATTCCTCAAAAATTTAGCGATTACAAAAAAGGCATTCAAAAAGAAATTCCTATTGTTACGGGTTTTATAGCAAAAGATAAAAACGGCGTTATAACAACTTTAGGGCGCGGAGGCTCCGATCTTTCTGCAACAATGCTTGGCTCTGCTTTGGGCGTTGATGAAATTCAAACCTGGAAAGATGTTGATGGTATATTGACCACTGATCCTCGCATCGTAAAAGAGGCTCGCACTGTTCCGGAAGTAACTTACGAAGAAGCGCAGGAACTTGCAATGTTTGGAGCTCAGGTTTTGCATCCACGCTCTATGGTGCCATGTGCAAAGAGTAAAATTCCTGTACGAGTAAAAAACTCTTACAACATAAAAAGTTCCGGCTCTGTTATTTTAGAAAAACATACAGGAAAAACTCCTAGGGTTATCGCTATAACAAGCGTTAAAAACGTAAACTTAATCGATATTCAGTCTAACAATATGTTTGGAGCTTCAGGATTTTTGGCACACGTGTTCAACCAGTTTTTAAAATGGAATGTAAGTGTTGATGTAATTGCAACTTCTGAAGTTTCTGTTTCTCTTACTGTAAACGGAAGTTGTGATCTTACAGGACTTGTCGAAGATTTAAAAAATGCTGCTGCTGTAACTGTAAAAAAAGATAAGGCTATTGTTACGATAATCTGCGATGCTTCAAATTCCAGTTCCATACTTGAAGATACCTTTACCGCGTTGAACAAAGCAAAAATCAATGTGCAGATGATTTCTCAGGGGGCGAGCAAAGTTAATATAAGTTTTTTGGTTGACACGAGTCAGTCGAATCAGGTTGTGCAGATTTTGCATTCTGCTCTTTTTGACTTGTAG
- a CDS encoding HAD family hydrolase codes for MKQIGFNLKAVIFDMDGVLLDTESICKKCWQIEADKRGLKNVDEVYYKCVGQARQDTLSTLTDFFSPQDKNFDAEDFYLSSVELFKEVEKTDGIPKMKGVDSCLKSLFSTGIPLAVASSTRRKTVLRQLKEAELFDYFKTFTCGDSVAHSKPDPEIYIKACNSISVEPKNCLAVEDSPNGVRSAFGAGMKVVMIPDLIKPTEEISKMCFSILPSIDLLPSFLDPYC; via the coding sequence ATGAAACAAATCGGTTTTAACTTAAAAGCTGTTATCTTTGACATGGACGGCGTTCTTTTGGATACGGAAAGCATCTGTAAAAAATGCTGGCAAATTGAAGCAGATAAGCGCGGTTTAAAAAATGTTGACGAAGTTTACTACAAGTGCGTAGGTCAGGCTAGGCAGGATACGCTGTCAACGCTTACGGATTTTTTTTCGCCACAAGACAAAAATTTTGATGCAGAAGATTTTTATCTTTCTTCTGTAGAACTTTTTAAAGAAGTAGAAAAAACAGACGGAATTCCAAAGATGAAAGGTGTAGATTCCTGTTTAAAAAGTCTGTTTTCAACAGGAATTCCTTTGGCTGTAGCAAGTTCTACAAGAAGAAAAACGGTTTTAAGGCAGTTAAAAGAAGCAGAGCTTTTCGATTATTTTAAGACTTTTACCTGCGGCGACAGCGTTGCTCACTCAAAACCAGACCCAGAAATCTACATAAAAGCGTGCAATTCAATTTCTGTAGAGCCAAAAAACTGCCTTGCGGTAGAAGACAGTCCAAACGGCGTTCGCTCTGCATTTGGGGCAGGAATGAAAGTTGTGATGATTCCAGATTTAATAAAACCCACAGAAGAAATTTCAAAGATGTGTTTTTCAATTTTACCTTCAATAGATTTACTTCCTTCGTTTTTAGATCCTTATTGTTAG